From Oryza brachyantha chromosome 9, ObraRS2, whole genome shotgun sequence, a single genomic window includes:
- the LOC102701294 gene encoding exocyst complex component EXO70B1-like encodes MMDGSTAAAAELEAAERVVMRWDSTALASSGGGGGGGDEPMLFDGGGDRTEAERFLRAVDDLRRLAPPSPAAVGSPRRTSSASGGGAASNAVQVAMARLEDEFRHVLASRALDLEIEALADLTSLSMCSDRANSSDVAEEAAAADEDDSVSSSVGRRSSYRSLRSIREIDLLPADAISDLHAIASRMAAAGYGRECVQVYASVRKPAVDSALRRLGVEKLSIGDVQRLEWEVLEAKIRRWIRAARAAVRGVLASERRLCFLIFHDLPLSSSTNTTAAAGSSHDAPFAEAVKGAALQLFGFAEAISIGRRSPEKLFKIIDLHDAIADLLPDVSDIFAASKAGESIYVQAAEIRSRLADAVRGILSEFENAVLRDPSKTPVPGGTIHPLTRYVMNYSSLISDYKTTLSELIVSRPSACSRIAPEGNETAPSFPDLDLADPDSQLPLAAHLIWIIVVLEHNLESKASLYKDAALSHLFIMNNVHYIAHKVKDSPELRGLIGDEYLKQLTGKFRLAATRYQRTAWLKILNCLRDEGLHVSGGFSSGVSKSALRERFKAFNAAFEEAHRVQSAWYVPDTQLREELRISIAEKLLPAYRSFLGRFRHHIENGRHPELYIKYSVEDLETSVTDFFEGCPPSLHNRRRSHG; translated from the coding sequence CGGCGGTGACAGGACGGAGGCGGAGCGGTTCCTCCGGGCGGTGGATGACCTCCGGCGgctggcgccgccgtcgccggccgcggtcGGCAGCCCGCGACGCACCTCgtcggcgagcggcggagggGCGGCGTCCAACGCCGTGCAGGTTGCTATGGCGCGGCTGGAGGACGAGTTCCGGCACGTGCTGGCGTCCCGCGCGCTCGACCTGGAGATCGAGGCGCTCGCCGATCTCACCTCCCTCTCCATGTGCAGCGACCGCGCCAACTCCTCGGACGTcgccgaggaggcggcggcggcggatgaaGATGACTCCGTGTCGTCCTCCGTCGGCCGCCGCAGTAGCTACCGCTCGCTGCGCAGCATCCGGGAGATCGATCTCCTCCCCGCGGACGCCATCTCCGACCTCCACGCCATCGCCTCCCGCATGGCTGCCGCCGGCTACGGCCGCGAGTGCGTCCAGGTATACGCCTCCGTCCGCAAGCCGGCCGTCGActccgccctccgccgcctcggcgtcgAGAAGCTCAGCATCGGCGACGTGCAGAGGCTCGAGTGGGAGGTCCTGGAGGCCAAGATCCGCCGCTGGATCCGCgctgcccgcgccgccgtccgcggcGTCTTAGCCAGCGAGCGTCGGCTCTGCTTCCTCATCTTCCACGACCTCCCCCTCTCCAGCTCTACCAACACCACTGCCGCTGCCGGTTCCAGCCACGATGCCCCCTTCGCCGAAGCCGTCAAGGGCGCCGCTCTGCAGCTCTTTGGGTTCGCAGAGGCTATCAGCATCGGCCGCCGCTCCCCCGAGAAGCTGTTCAAGATCATTGACCTGCACGACGCGATCGCTGATCTGTTGCCTGACGTCTCCGACATCTTTGCTGCATCCAAGGCCGGGGAATCCATATACGTGCAGGCCGCAGAGATCAGGTCGCGTCTGGCTGATGCTGTGCGTGGGATACTGTCGGAATTCGAGAACGCCGTGCTTCGTGACCCGTCAAAGACCCCGGTGCCTGGtggtaccattcatcctctcACCCGCTATGTCATGAACTACAGTAGCCTCATTTCTGACTACAAAACCACACTGTCCGAGTTGATTGTGTCGCGGCCATCGGCTTGCTCCCGAATCGCTCCCGAGGGCAATGAGACCGCCCCATCCTTCCCAGATCTTGACCTTGCTGACCCAGACAGCCAGTTACCCCTTGCTGCTCATCTTATCTGGATTATTGTGGTTCTTGAGCACAACCTTGAGAGCAAGGCGTCACTCTACAAGGATGCAGCACTGTCTCATTTGTTCATCATGAACAATGTACACTATATTGCTCACAAGGTAAAGGATTCACCGGAGCTCCGGGGGCTTATTGGGGATGAGTACTTGAAGCAGCTGACGGGTAAGTTTCGACTGGCAGCCACACGCTATCAACGGACAGCATGGTTGAAGATCCTAAATTGTCTGAGAGATGAAGGTCTGCATGTCAGTGGCGGCTTTTCGTCAGGGGTATCCAAATCAGCACTTCGGGAACGTTTCAAGGCTTTCAATGCTGCATTCGAGGAAGCACATAGGGTTCAGTCTGCTTGGTATGTGCCAGACACACAGCTGAGAGAAGAGCTTAGGATATCAATAGCAGAGAAACTTCTTCCGGCATATCGATCCTTCCTTGGTCGGTTCCGGCATCATATAGAGAACGGAAGGCACCCAGAGTTGTACATCAAGTACTCAGTGGAGGACCTTGAGACGTCTGTCACAGATTTCTTTGAGGGCTGTCCACCTTCGCTACATAACAGGAGAAGATCCCATGGATGA
- the LOC102720631 gene encoding transmembrane protein 87B — protein sequence MAAVSAAAARLLVLSLCVAAAALLRGGEASVHEYRGLGFLNKGNAFILHAGSEGLYAPPPVPSPANATAEDDEDSAAALADAFIRFDKITFRRPEDAAKETGSAMVQILVFEIEDREMIGGSAYGGQKAICCTSDLAKLGACTEGSVIYQPSKVNPGWPQLFVASFDGSDPIATLPSRVIPITKTGMYNMYFIHCDPSLAGLEIEGQTVWKNPTGYLPGRMAPLRNFFGIMSFAFVVLGIYWFYQYMKFWREVLPLQNCITLVITLGMLEMALWYFEYAEFNETGVRPKGITFWAVTFGTVKRTVARVIILIVSMGYGVVRPSLGGLTSKVVMLGGTFFLATEILELVENLGTVNDLSGKARLFLVYPVAILDAAFVVWIFISLAKTLDKLQARRSMAKLDIYRKFTIALAVTVLVSVGWIGYEIYFKSTDVFNERWQYAWIIPAFWHVLSFSLLCVISHLWAPSKNTMRFTYDASENFDREDSLSLIRPGPIGSKNGWNLSSSPDTKASKNITVASFDEDDEENKRE from the exons aTGGCGGCCGtgtcggcggccgccgcccgcctcctcgTGCTGAGCCTCTgcgtggccgccgcggcgctgctccgcggcggggaggcgtcGGTGCACGAGTACCGTGGGCTGGGCTTCCTCAACAAGGGCAATGCGTTCATCCTCCACGCCGGCAGCGAGGGCCTctacgcgccgccgcccgtgccCTCCCCCGCGAACGCCACcgccgaggacgacgaggacagcgccgccgccttggccGACGCCTTCATCCG GTTTGATAAGATTACTTTTAGGAGACCAGAGGATGCTGCAAAGGAAACTGGTTCGGCAATGGTTCAGATACTTGTTTTCGAGATAGAAGATCGCGAAATGATTGGTGGATCAGCATACGGAGGTCAGAAAGCTATTTGTTGCACCTCAGATCTTGCGAAGTTAGGAGCTTGCACTGAAGGTTCTGTCATCTACCAGCCATCAAAGGTGAATCCTGGCTGGCCACAGTTGTTTGTTGCATCTTTTGATGGAAGTGACCCAATTGCAACACTACCTTCAAGGGTCATTCCTATAACAAAAACCGGGATGTACAATATGTACTTCATACACTGTGATCCATCACTTGCTGGTCTGGAGATAGAGGGTCAGACTGTATGGAAAAATCCTACTGGGTATCTTCCAGGTCGGATGGCACCTCTTAGGAACTTCTTTGGAATTATGTCTTTCGCTTTCGTTGTACTTGGGATCTATTGGTTCTATCAGTACATGAAGTTTTGGCGTGAGGTTCTTCCACTTCAAAACTGTATTACTCTTGTCATTACATTGGGCATGCTTGAGATGGCTTTGTGGTACTTTGAGTATGCTGAGTTCAATGAGACTGGTGTTCGACCAAAGGGCATCACATTTTGGGCTGTAACATTTGGGACTGTTAAAAGAACGGTAGCCCGTGTTATTATTCTCATTGTCTCAATGGGATATGGAGTTGTCAGGCCTAGTTTGGGTGGTCTCACATCAAAGGTGGTCATGCTTGGAGGAACATTCTTTTTAGCTACGGAAATCCTTGAATTGGTAGAAAATCTTGGTACTGTAAATGATCTATCTGGAAAAGCTCGATTGTTCTTGGTTTATCCAGTGGCTATTTTGGATGCTGCATttgttgtttggatttttatttctctagCTAAGACACTTGACAAACTTCAG GCCAGAAGGTCGATGGCCAAACTTGACATTTACAGGAAATTCACAATAGCATTGGCTGTAACTGTTCTGGTCTCTGTTGGTTGGATTGGCTATGAG ATTTACTTCAAATCAACAGATGTATTCAATGAACGATGGCAGTATGCATGGATAATTCCTGCATTCTGGCATGTCTTGTCCTTCTCCCTTCTTTGCGTCATTTCACACCTGTGGGCGCCGTCAAAGAACACAATGAG ATTTACCTATGATGCAAGCGAAAACTTTGATCGAGAGGACAGTCTGTCACTAATAAGGCCAGGGCCCATTGGTTCCAAGAATGGGTGGAACCTATCCTCTTCACCAGACACCAAAGCATCAAAGAACATTACAGTTGCATCTtttgatgaagatgatgaagaaaacaaaagggagTAG